The genomic DNA TGTACCCTCTTTTAACGTCTCCCACGTACCGATCGGAATCGCCTTTAATTCTTCATCCATATGAACGCCAAGTCCATTACCGCGCGCATAACGCAATGCGATTGGTCCATCTTCATATTGCATCGCCGTATAAACTAAATGTTGCCCTTCATTTTCATCTTTCGGCATCATAAGCACCATATTTGGCAAGTGACGTAAGAATGAGATATCAAATACGCCTTGATGCGTTTCACCATCTGCTCCTACTAATCCTGAGCGATCTATTCCAATGAAAACATTTAAATTTTGGCGGCATATATCATGAACAACTTGGTCATATGCTCTTTGTAGAAATGTCGAATAAATTGCTAAGAATGGCTTCATTCCTTGCGTTGCCATACCTGCTGCCATCGTTGTAGCATGCTGTTCTGCAATACCTACATCAATCATACGATTTGGGAATTCTTTTTGGAATTTCTCAAGTTTTGATCCAACAGGCATTGCAGGTGTAATTGCTACGATACGCTCATCCGCTCTCGCTAGCTTAAGTACTGTTTCACTAACAACAGCACTCCATGCTGGTGCAACTTCTTTCGGCTTAACAAAGTCACCTGATTCAATTTTATAAGGTCCTGTTCCATGCCAAGTTCCAATAACGTCACTCTCGGCCGGTTTATAACCTTTTCCTTTTTTCGTAATAACGTGAACAAGCACTGGGCCTTTTGTTTTCTTTGCATATTGCAACGTTTCGAATAGCTTTTCATAATCATGCCCATCGACTGGACCTAAATATGTAAAGCCTAACTCTTCGAAAAAGACACCAGATACTAGTAAATATTTAAGACTATCTTTTATTTTCTCTGCTGTCGCAGCCACTTTCCCGCCAACTGCTGGGATTTTCTTTAATATATACTCTAATTCATCTTTTACCCAGTGATATTTTCCTGCGGTACGTAAACGACCAAGTACATTATGGAGCGCACCAACGTTTGGTGCAATTGACATTTCATTATCATTCAAAATAACAATCATATCTGTCTTTTCATGTCCAATATGGTTCAATGCCTCTAAAGCCATTCCGCCTGTTAAAGCACCATCTCCAATAATTGGTATAACATATTCTTTCGTTTTCTTTAAATCACGTGCCAGAGCCATTCCCATTGCAGCCGATAACGATGTCGAGCTATGACCAGT from Bacillus cereus G9842 includes the following:
- the dxs gene encoding 1-deoxy-D-xylulose-5-phosphate synthase, whose translation is MDLTQIQNPSFLKDMSISELEGLSEDIRKFLIEELSQTGGHIAPNLGVVELTIALHKLFDSPQDKFLWDVGHQSYVHKILTGRAKEFGTLRQYQGLCGFPKRCESEHDVWETGHSSTSLSAAMGMALARDLKKTKEYVIPIIGDGALTGGMALEALNHIGHEKTDMIVILNDNEMSIAPNVGALHNVLGRLRTAGKYHWVKDELEYILKKIPAVGGKVAATAEKIKDSLKYLLVSGVFFEELGFTYLGPVDGHDYEKLFETLQYAKKTKGPVLVHVITKKGKGYKPAESDVIGTWHGTGPYKIESGDFVKPKEVAPAWSAVVSETVLKLARADERIVAITPAMPVGSKLEKFQKEFPNRMIDVGIAEQHATTMAAGMATQGMKPFLAIYSTFLQRAYDQVVHDICRQNLNVFIGIDRSGLVGADGETHQGVFDISFLRHLPNMVLMMPKDENEGQHLVYTAMQYEDGPIALRYARGNGLGVHMDEELKAIPIGTWETLKEGTQAAILTFGTTIPMAMEAAERLEKAGVSVKVVNARFIKPMDEAYLHDLLGKNIPILTIEEACLIGGFGTGVVEFASENGYHSALVERMGIPDRFIEHGSVTKLLEEIGLTTDAVVDRIHTMIPSKQKRA